From a region of the Mercurialis annua linkage group LG1-X, ddMerAnnu1.2, whole genome shotgun sequence genome:
- the LOC126665970 gene encoding probable pectin methylesterase CGR2 isoform X1 — translation MPRRQGNHSRRYGDTAGFNSNSRSPFIPIILFVLGALFIFAYMYRGSGGLGGNIGAFSRIEGDYSCTVEVQRAIPILKKAYGDSMHRILHVGPDTCSVVSILRKEEETEAWGVEPYDIEDVDGLCRSLVRRGIVRVADIKFPLPYRPKSFSLVIVSDALDYLSPRYLNKTLPNLARVSSEGLVIFTGLPGQHRAKVAEVSKFGRAAKLRSSSWWARYFIQTSLEENETALKKFEQAATKNSYKPGCQIFHLKAYN, via the exons ATGCCGAGAAGGCAAGGGAATCATTCCCGGCGATATGGAGATACGGCAGGATTTAATTCTAACTCACGATCTCCTTTTATTCCCATTATTCTCTTTGTTCTG GGAGCACTCTTTATATTTGCCTATATGTATAGGGGCTCAG GTGGATTGGGTGGCAATATAGGAGCTTTTAGTAGGATAGAAG GTGATTATTCATGCACAGTAGAGGTCCAACGAGCAATTCCAATTCTGAAGAAGGCATATGGCGACAGCATGCATAGAATTTTGCATGTTGGCCCGGATACTTGCTCTGTGGTTTCTATATTGCGGAAAGAAGAGGAAACCGAAGCTTGGGGTGTTGAACCATATGATATTGAGGATGTAGATGGTCTCTGCCGATCATTGGTGCGGAGAGGCATTGTGCGCGTTGCTGATATCAAATTTCCTCTTCCTTATAGGCCAAAATCATTTTCGCTTGTTATTGTGTCTGATGCATTGGATTACTTGTCTCCAAGATACCTCAACAAAACGCTTCCTAATTTGGCTAGAGTATCATCTGAGGGTCTTGTAATATTTACAG GCCTTCCAGGTCAGCACAGAGCCAAAGTTGCAGAAGTGTCTAAATTTGGAAGAGCA GCAAAATTAAGGAGCTCGTCTTGGTGGGCACGATACTTCATCCAGACCAGCTTAGAAGAAAATGAAACAGCTCTTAAGAAGTTTGAGCAGGCTGCAACAAAGAACTCTTACAAGCCAGGTTGCCAAATTTTCCATCTCAAGGCATACAATTGA
- the LOC126665970 gene encoding probable pectin methylesterase CGR2 isoform X2 gives MPRRQGNHSRRYGDTAGFNSNSRSPFIPIILFVLGALFIFAYMYRGSGGLGGNIGAFSRIEGDYSCTVEVQRAIPILKKAYGDSMHRILHVGPDTCSVVSILRKEEETEAWGVEPYDIEDVDGLCRSLVRRGIVRVADIKFPLPYRPKSFSLVIVSDALDYLSPRYLNKTLPNLARVSSEGLVIFTGLPGQHRAKVAEVSKFGRAMD, from the exons ATGCCGAGAAGGCAAGGGAATCATTCCCGGCGATATGGAGATACGGCAGGATTTAATTCTAACTCACGATCTCCTTTTATTCCCATTATTCTCTTTGTTCTG GGAGCACTCTTTATATTTGCCTATATGTATAGGGGCTCAG GTGGATTGGGTGGCAATATAGGAGCTTTTAGTAGGATAGAAG GTGATTATTCATGCACAGTAGAGGTCCAACGAGCAATTCCAATTCTGAAGAAGGCATATGGCGACAGCATGCATAGAATTTTGCATGTTGGCCCGGATACTTGCTCTGTGGTTTCTATATTGCGGAAAGAAGAGGAAACCGAAGCTTGGGGTGTTGAACCATATGATATTGAGGATGTAGATGGTCTCTGCCGATCATTGGTGCGGAGAGGCATTGTGCGCGTTGCTGATATCAAATTTCCTCTTCCTTATAGGCCAAAATCATTTTCGCTTGTTATTGTGTCTGATGCATTGGATTACTTGTCTCCAAGATACCTCAACAAAACGCTTCCTAATTTGGCTAGAGTATCATCTGAGGGTCTTGTAATATTTACAG GCCTTCCAGGTCAGCACAGAGCCAAAGTTGCAGAAGTGTCTAAATTTGGAAGAGCA ATGGATTGA